A genome region from Vibrio tapetis subsp. tapetis includes the following:
- a CDS encoding GspE/PulE family protein, with amino-acid sequence MQIKLRKRLGDLLVEEGIISEPQVEQALAHQKQTGRKLGDTLIQLGFLTESQMLNFLSQQLSLPLIDLGRANIDVEAVQLLPEVHARRLRALIVGRQGDVLRVAMSDPADLFAQESLLSQLQHYTIDFVIAPERQLVDGFDRYYRRTKEIASFAEQLHAEHQTSDSFDFSFGDDEDSDEVTVVKLINSLFEDAIQVGASDIHIEPDAGVLRLRQRIDGVLHETLLNEVNIASALVLRLKLMANLDISEKRLPQDGRFNIRAKGQSVDIRMSTMPVQHGESVVMRLLNQTSGVRKLEESGLPEDLLLRLRKQLRRPHGMILVTGPTGSGKTTTLYGALSELNEPGKKIITAEDPVEYRLERVNQVQVNSKINLDFSTILRTFLRQDPDIILVGEMRDQETVEIGLRAALTGHLVLTTLHTNDAIDSALRMMDMGAPGYLVASAVRAVVAQRLVRKICPDCSGHDEVDEARHQWLVSRFPNQQSAKFFKGMGCQNCNLTGYRGRVGVFEMLELENHMMDALRSGDAVEFSRQARLSTNYKPLLASAMELALEGVVSLDEVMNLGEGDASGSTDPILI; translated from the coding sequence ATGCAGATTAAACTTAGAAAACGACTCGGAGACCTGTTGGTTGAAGAGGGGATCATTTCTGAACCGCAAGTTGAGCAAGCATTGGCTCATCAAAAGCAAACAGGCCGTAAGCTTGGCGACACCCTGATTCAGTTGGGCTTTTTGACTGAAAGCCAAATGTTGAATTTCTTGTCTCAGCAGCTTTCGTTGCCATTAATCGACTTAGGTCGTGCCAATATTGATGTCGAAGCAGTGCAGCTGTTGCCAGAAGTGCATGCACGTCGTCTGAGGGCTTTGATTGTTGGTAGGCAAGGGGACGTACTTCGCGTGGCGATGAGTGACCCGGCGGATCTGTTTGCTCAAGAGTCATTACTTAGTCAGTTGCAACATTACACCATTGATTTTGTTATCGCACCAGAGCGTCAACTGGTAGATGGATTTGATCGCTATTATCGAAGAACTAAAGAAATAGCGTCTTTTGCCGAGCAGCTACATGCGGAACACCAAACTTCCGACAGTTTTGATTTTAGTTTCGGTGATGATGAAGACAGCGACGAAGTTACCGTTGTTAAGTTGATTAACTCTTTATTCGAAGATGCCATTCAAGTTGGCGCATCTGATATACATATTGAGCCTGATGCTGGAGTATTGCGTCTTCGCCAACGTATCGATGGTGTGTTGCATGAAACGCTGCTAAATGAAGTCAATATTGCTTCGGCTTTGGTGCTGCGTTTAAAGCTCATGGCTAACCTTGATATTTCTGAGAAACGTCTTCCTCAAGATGGCCGATTCAATATTCGAGCAAAAGGCCAATCTGTTGATATACGTATGTCGACTATGCCAGTACAGCACGGTGAGTCGGTAGTTATGCGTTTACTTAACCAGACTTCTGGGGTTAGAAAGTTAGAAGAGTCAGGCTTGCCAGAAGATCTATTGCTTCGCTTGAGAAAACAGCTAAGACGACCACATGGCATGATTTTAGTTACGGGGCCAACGGGTTCCGGTAAAACAACGACGTTATACGGTGCCTTGTCTGAGCTTAATGAACCGGGTAAGAAAATCATTACCGCAGAAGACCCGGTTGAATATCGATTAGAACGGGTCAACCAAGTTCAGGTGAACAGCAAGATTAATCTCGATTTTTCGACCATATTGAGAACCTTCCTTCGTCAAGATCCCGACATCATTTTGGTGGGGGAAATGCGAGATCAAGAAACCGTAGAAATCGGGCTCAGAGCCGCATTAACCGGTCACTTGGTTTTAACTACCTTACACACTAATGACGCGATCGACAGTGCATTACGCATGATGGATATGGGAGCGCCAGGTTATTTAGTGGCGAGTGCCGTAAGAGCGGTTGTTGCGCAACGACTCGTTCGTAAGATATGCCCAGATTGCAGTGGTCATGATGAAGTGGATGAAGCTCGCCATCAGTGGTTGGTTTCACGATTCCCAAACCAACAGAGTGCCAAGTTTTTTAAAGGAATGGGGTGCCAAAACTGTAACTTAACAGGCTACCGAGGACGAGTTGGAGTATTTGAAATGCTCGAACTTGAAAATCACATGATGGACGCCCTGAGATCGGGCGACGCTGTTGAATTTTCGCGTCAAGCTAGGCTGTCAACGAATTATAAACCTTTACTGGCTTCTGCTATGGAGTTGGCTTTAGAAGGAGTCGTGAGCCTTGATGAAGTCATGAACCTAGGTGAAGGTGATGCATCCGGTTCTACTGACCCAATATTGATTTAG
- a CDS encoding tetratricopeptide repeat protein: MSVINKALSEMTEKKGNAAQPLEKVDVTPIENNNKAIVLLAGGLLLATSAGLFFWLNSGKEELPSAAQVADPVVVTQSNQQESSQPATLVPVSDQVVTTTVSLSTPQDLPQQEIERVKTEVVTADGTELSDETFEQEVTAANAISLIDSKTISQPAKTNSAVVTEKITIDKTSSPKETTKKTIDKKTVATKTTTQKAAPTRTVKASTSAPVAKNTTSQPVKQTALEAGVMEVVQVELTPQQLADKASARARKALDANDYSRAIKAYESALKYTPRDENIRKRVAALYYGRSDTRRAVRVLQQGIELDNDSQNLRLALVNILIKQNLPQAALGVIEHLPDNPEVDYLAARAGLAQQIKRQELALESYQLLTEKDGNNAKWWLGLAISQERSEQLDNAKVSYNKALNRVGLSNKTHDFIRSRLVVIKETKQVQHAD; this comes from the coding sequence ATGAGTGTTATTAATAAAGCGCTCTCTGAGATGACAGAGAAGAAAGGCAATGCTGCTCAACCGCTTGAGAAAGTAGACGTTACCCCTATTGAAAATAACAATAAGGCCATAGTGCTGTTAGCGGGTGGATTACTACTGGCTACGAGTGCTGGCTTGTTTTTCTGGTTGAATTCGGGAAAGGAAGAGCTGCCGAGTGCTGCGCAAGTTGCTGATCCCGTAGTCGTGACACAATCTAATCAACAGGAAAGTAGTCAACCCGCAACGTTGGTGCCTGTATCCGATCAAGTCGTAACCACGACGGTATCTTTATCGACACCTCAAGATTTACCTCAACAAGAAATTGAACGCGTAAAAACAGAGGTGGTGACTGCAGATGGTACAGAACTGAGTGATGAGACATTCGAGCAGGAAGTCACTGCTGCGAACGCAATATCGTTAATTGACAGTAAAACAATATCTCAGCCTGCTAAAACGAATTCAGCCGTCGTCACCGAGAAAATCACGATTGATAAAACATCTTCTCCAAAAGAGACCACTAAAAAAACAATCGATAAAAAAACAGTCGCAACTAAAACGACAACACAAAAAGCGGCACCAACCAGAACGGTTAAGGCTTCAACATCGGCACCTGTTGCAAAAAATACGACGTCTCAACCAGTAAAACAAACTGCGCTTGAAGCTGGTGTAATGGAAGTCGTGCAAGTTGAGCTCACACCACAACAACTCGCGGACAAAGCCAGCGCTAGAGCAAGAAAAGCGCTGGACGCTAATGATTATAGTCGTGCGATAAAAGCCTATGAGTCAGCACTGAAGTACACGCCACGAGATGAAAATATACGCAAGCGAGTAGCGGCTCTCTATTATGGCCGAAGTGATACTCGCAGGGCGGTGAGAGTACTACAACAAGGCATCGAACTTGATAACGACAGTCAAAATTTAAGACTAGCACTCGTTAATATTTTGATTAAACAGAATTTACCTCAGGCTGCTCTTGGCGTTATTGAACACCTACCAGACAACCCAGAGGTTGATTACTTAGCGGCAAGGGCGGGTTTAGCGCAACAAATAAAAAGACAAGAATTGGCGTTGGAAAGTTATCAATTGCTGACGGAGAAAGACGGGAACAATGCCAAATGGTGGTTGGGGTTGGCTATTTCTCAAGAGCGAAGTGAACAATTAGATAATGCTAAGGTTTCCTATAATAAGGCGTTAAATCGAGTTGGCTTATCCAATAAAACTCATGATTTCATTCGTAGTCGTTTAGTTGTGATTAAAGAGACGAAGCAGGTTCAACATGCAGATTAA
- a CDS encoding ExeA family protein — protein MYQSFYGFNQAPFSLTPNTELFQGLPPHYEAIQTVLSAIEMGEGVIKVSGEVGTGKTMVCRMLINQLADQVALVYLPNPQLSAEELRLAVVKELAIVISDEESIVDAIHAKLLELHKQGRRVVALVDEAQCLSDESLETIRLFGNLETEQAKLMQIVLLGQPELDSRLEEHHLRQLRQRISFSANLRSLSMAETFAYIEHRLQISGGNAKLFDNTVKKAIWRSSRGVPRLINQVCHKSLLLAFTHKDTHVQNSHVFDAINDTLDTLKPKFKKPVLWGWGLA, from the coding sequence ATGTATCAGAGCTTTTATGGCTTCAATCAAGCGCCATTTTCATTAACACCAAATACTGAACTTTTTCAGGGGCTTCCGCCGCATTATGAGGCTATCCAAACGGTGTTATCTGCGATTGAAATGGGTGAGGGTGTAATAAAAGTTTCCGGCGAAGTCGGTACTGGAAAAACCATGGTTTGTCGTATGTTGATTAATCAATTAGCCGATCAAGTTGCACTGGTCTATTTGCCTAACCCTCAGTTATCGGCTGAAGAGTTAAGGTTGGCTGTCGTGAAAGAGCTAGCGATTGTCATCTCTGATGAGGAAAGTATTGTTGATGCCATTCACGCTAAATTACTCGAATTGCATAAACAAGGACGCCGTGTCGTTGCCTTAGTGGATGAAGCGCAGTGCTTAAGTGATGAGTCACTAGAGACGATTCGTCTATTTGGTAATCTTGAAACAGAGCAAGCTAAATTGATGCAAATTGTACTGCTCGGTCAGCCGGAACTGGATAGTCGACTCGAAGAGCACCACTTAAGGCAGCTCCGCCAGCGAATTTCATTCAGTGCTAATTTGCGCAGTTTATCTATGGCAGAAACATTCGCATACATTGAACACAGACTGCAGATCAGCGGTGGTAATGCCAAGTTGTTTGATAATACCGTTAAGAAAGCCATTTGGAGATCGTCAAGAGGCGTACCAAGGTTGATTAACCAGGTGTGCCATAAGTCGTTACTCTTAGCGTTTACACATAAAGATACGCATGTGCAAAACAGCCATGTGTTCGATGCGATCAACGATACATTGGATACGTTAAAACCAAAATTCAAAAAACCTGTGTTATGGGGATGGGGGCTTGCATGA